In Peromyscus maniculatus bairdii isolate BWxNUB_F1_BW_parent chromosome 9, HU_Pman_BW_mat_3.1, whole genome shotgun sequence, one genomic interval encodes:
- the Cdca2 gene encoding cell division cycle-associated protein 2 isoform X7: MAAFRSAFHPVQETEKMAGGLAASKADRGSKTSDLTKKEGLVEYQQSGFPVNSSSKRRRISSQSSPEDLLSGAKGKAVRVQALSKQACAVGSSADLTESSDIGSAQPGCVVAPLPELMEVSHGPGVADCVEGTRSVVAVPLDIPAAHMSCDTSPAIRSPMTPVCRSSNLPSETFVLRSVLKKPGKLFAENVKEYNLCDDGAHLIPDPSNYCKEQRAGSENCKSPGFLNLRKRKRVTFGEDLSPEVFDESLPANTPLCKGGTPVRQRNINAASPLQSPVHEQLVQPNFDDKEENLENIEPPQVSFASPETLPGTDTCGSLKNHEERNYSVGRPTRTSHRRKQLMSSAEEDVCNSSPTGAEPCKEKNMNKKKSQERKCTSKALPGKKPVLKSYRKKKRKGKKSVEKCLYGERDMASKKPLLSPIPELPEVSETTPLAHCMQRTCSDDSSVSGELEEVISRELPGKGRRPSPREEDLPELEPACEQSLESELCCCLSPVTAASEGAPKAKAKAKATGRQANSRADRKRPSAKEPKTKTKTEGSPVTHGHGVSEHPKTPCKRWCQEFSQADPNADSPCEILTASETRNRKCEEDSKCLAPKGSLQCDPFPSDCSEREQDCSEGVLVDHLKKSTSHSENVGRKRAGNSSLTSDRERKQKRHSVHCWEQNRNAASSCSRGSPAEITLGNPQLYEDLSAALEQSFQRTSGKPKVRRSTRLQGDVENTGLVWMLPPTPPKSQKNKRRTTICAFDSRGFESMSSREETISSGQNPGAPPSIPGSESQGVGSSKLPGKRRKSFCVSTLTNAESTTEPPRFKRRSSLNKGESSLLL, encoded by the exons ATGGCTGCTTTCCGGTCTGCTTTTCACCCAGTACAGGAAACCGAGAAGATGGCCGGTGGTCTTGCAGCCTCAAAAGCAGATCGAGGGTCTAAGACATCCGATTTGA CCAAAAAAGAAGGTCTTGTTGAATACCAGCAGTCTGGGTTCCCTGTAAACTCATCTTCAAAGCGGCGGAGAATATCCTCCCAGAGCAGCCCGGAAGACCTCCTCAGCGGCGCCAAAGGGAAAGCGGTTCGTGTGCAGGCGCTCTCCAAGCAAGCCTGTGCTGTGGGCTCCTCTGCAGATCTTACTGAG TCATCTGACATTGGTTCAGCCCAGCCTGGATGTGTGGTTGCTCCCCTTCCAGAGCTCATGGAGGTTTCACATG GACCTGGAGTTGCTGACTGTGTAGAGGGCACACGATCAGTTGTTGCTGTTCCACTTGACATACCTGCAGCACACATGAGCTGCGACACATCCCCTGCCATCAGGTCCCCAATGACGCCTGTGTGCAGGAGCAGCAACCTTCCCTCTGAGACCTTTGTGCTTCGTTCTGTATTGAAGAAACCTGGCAAGCTGTTTGCAGAGAACGTCAAG GAATACAACCTCTGTGACGATGGGGCTCATCTAATCCCAGATCCTTCAAACTATTGCAAAGAACAAAGAGCAG GTAGTGAAAACTGTAAATCACCGGGCTTTCTAaatctgaggaagaggaagagagttaCCTTTGGAGAGGACTTAAGTCCTGAAGTGTTTGATGAGTCTTTACCAgccaatactccattgtgtaaaggaGGCACACCTGTCCGTCAGAGGAATATAAATGCTGCCAGTCCCCTGCAGTCACCGGTTCATGAACAGTTAGTTCAGCCAAATTTTGATGACAAGGAGGAAAATCTT GAAAACATAGAACCACCCCAGGTATCATTTGCATCACCTGAGACTCTCCCAG GCACAGACACTTGCGGTTCTTTAAAGAACCATGAGGAAAGAAACTACAGTGTTGGTAGGCCAACACGGACTTCTCACAGAAGAAAG CAGTTGATGAGTTCTGCAGAAGAGGATGTTTGCAACTCATCTCCTACAGGAGCTGAACCCTGTAAAGAGAAGAACATGAACAAGAAGAaatctcaagaaagaaaatgtacaagCAAAGCACTGCCTGGAAAGAAACCG GTTTTAAAAagttacagaaaaaagaaaagaaaggggaagaagagtGTTGAGAAATGCTTATATGGGGAAAGAGACATGGCATCCAAGAAGCCTCTCCTGAGCCCTATCCCTGAGCTGCCTGAGGTCTCTGAAACAACGCCTTTGGCTCACTGCATGCAGAGGACGTGTTCAG ATGATTCCAGCGTCAGTGGTGAACTGGAAGAAGTGATCTCTCGTGAACTtcctgggaaaggaaggagaccCTCGCCTCGGGAGGAAGACTTGCCTGAGCTGGAGCCGGCTTGTGAGCAGTCTCTGGAGTCTGAATTGTGCTGCTGCTTGTCGCCCGTCACTGCTGCTTCGGAGGGGGCGCCAaaggccaaggccaaggccaaggccaCAGGCAGACAGGCTAACTCCAGAGCAGACAGGAAACGTCCAAGTGCAAAGGAGCCAAAAACCAAGACCAAAACTGAAGGCAGTCCTGTGACCCACGGGCATGGTGTGTCAGAACATCCAAAGACTCCATGTAAGCGTTGGTGCCAGGAATTCTCCCAGGCTGATCCAAATGCAGACAGTCCTTGTGAGATCCTTACGGCTTCAGAGACTAGGAATAGAAAGTGTGAGGAAGACAGCAAATGCCTAGCTCCAAAGGGGAGTCTGCAGTGCGACCCTTTCCCATCTGACTGCTCAGAAAGGGAGCAGGACTGTTCAGAAGGTGTCCTGGTTGATCATCTGAAAAAGTCCACAAGCCACAGTGAGAATGTGGGAAGAAAACGTGCAGGAAACAGCAGCCTCACAAgtgacagagaaaggaaacagaaaagacacTCGGTGCATTGTTGGGAACAGAACAGGAACGCTGCATCCTCCTGCAGTCGGGGAAGCCCTGCAGAAATTACTTTAGGGAATCCCCAGCTGTATGAAGATTTATCTGCCGCCTTAGAGCAAAGCTTTCAGAGAACAAGCGGAAAACCCAAAGTGAGACGCAGCACAAGGCTCCAGGGAGACGTGGAAAATACAGGGCTTGTATGGATGTTGCCTCCCACTCCTCCCAagtcccagaaaaacaaaaggagaactACAATTTGTGCCTTTGACAGCAGAGGATTTGAAAGTATGTCTTCCAGAGAAGAGACTATATCCTCAGGACAAAACCCAGGTGCCCCACCATCCATCCCGGGCAGTGAGAGCCAGGGTGTTGGTTCTTCCAAGCTAcctgggaaaaggaggaagagcttCTGTGTGTCTACACTCACAAATGCTGAGagtaccactgagccaccacgCTTCAAGAGAAGATCCTCTCTGAACAAGGGAGAAAGCTCTCTACTGCTGTGA
- the Cdca2 gene encoding cell division cycle-associated protein 2 isoform X6 translates to MAAFRSAFHPVQETEKMAGGLAASKADRGSKTSDLTKKEGLVEYQQSGFPVNSSSKRRRISSQSSPEDLLSGAKGKAVRVQALSKQACAVGSSADLTEKSSDIGSAQPGCVVAPLPELMEVSHGPGVADCVEGTRSVVAVPLDIPAAHMSCDTSPAIRSPMTPVCRSSNLPSETFVLRSVLKKPGKLFAENVKEYNLCDDGAHLIPDPSNYCKEQRAGSENCKSPGFLNLRKRKRVTFGEDLSPEVFDESLPANTPLCKGGTPVRQRNINAASPLQSPVHEQLVQPNFDDKEENLENIEPPQVSFASPETLPGTDTCGSLKNHEERNYSVGRPTRTSHRRKQLMSSAEEDVCNSSPTGAEPCKEKNMNKKKSQERKCTSKALPGKKPVLKSYRKKKRKGKKSVEKCLYGERDMASKKPLLSPIPELPEVSETTPLAHCMQRTCSDDSSVSGELEEVISRELPGKGRRPSPREEDLPELEPACEQSLESELCCCLSPVTAASEGAPKAKAKAKATGRQANSRADRKRPSAKEPKTKTKTEGSPVTHGHGVSEHPKTPCKRWCQEFSQADPNADSPCEILTASETRNRKCEEDSKCLAPKGSLQCDPFPSDCSEREQDCSEGVLVDHLKKSTSHSENVGRKRAGNSSLTSDRERKQKRHSVHCWEQNRNAASSCSRGSPAEITLGNPQLYEDLSAALEQSFQRTSGKPKVRRSTRLQGDVENTGLVWMLPPTPPKSQKNKRRTTICAFDSRGFESMSSREETISSGQNPGAPPSIPGSESQGVGSSKLPGKRRKSFCVSTLTNAESTTEPPRFKRRSSLNKGESSLLL, encoded by the exons ATGGCTGCTTTCCGGTCTGCTTTTCACCCAGTACAGGAAACCGAGAAGATGGCCGGTGGTCTTGCAGCCTCAAAAGCAGATCGAGGGTCTAAGACATCCGATTTGA CCAAAAAAGAAGGTCTTGTTGAATACCAGCAGTCTGGGTTCCCTGTAAACTCATCTTCAAAGCGGCGGAGAATATCCTCCCAGAGCAGCCCGGAAGACCTCCTCAGCGGCGCCAAAGGGAAAGCGGTTCGTGTGCAGGCGCTCTCCAAGCAAGCCTGTGCTGTGGGCTCCTCTGCAGATCTTACTGAG AAGTCATCTGACATTGGTTCAGCCCAGCCTGGATGTGTGGTTGCTCCCCTTCCAGAGCTCATGGAGGTTTCACATG GACCTGGAGTTGCTGACTGTGTAGAGGGCACACGATCAGTTGTTGCTGTTCCACTTGACATACCTGCAGCACACATGAGCTGCGACACATCCCCTGCCATCAGGTCCCCAATGACGCCTGTGTGCAGGAGCAGCAACCTTCCCTCTGAGACCTTTGTGCTTCGTTCTGTATTGAAGAAACCTGGCAAGCTGTTTGCAGAGAACGTCAAG GAATACAACCTCTGTGACGATGGGGCTCATCTAATCCCAGATCCTTCAAACTATTGCAAAGAACAAAGAGCAG GTAGTGAAAACTGTAAATCACCGGGCTTTCTAaatctgaggaagaggaagagagttaCCTTTGGAGAGGACTTAAGTCCTGAAGTGTTTGATGAGTCTTTACCAgccaatactccattgtgtaaaggaGGCACACCTGTCCGTCAGAGGAATATAAATGCTGCCAGTCCCCTGCAGTCACCGGTTCATGAACAGTTAGTTCAGCCAAATTTTGATGACAAGGAGGAAAATCTT GAAAACATAGAACCACCCCAGGTATCATTTGCATCACCTGAGACTCTCCCAG GCACAGACACTTGCGGTTCTTTAAAGAACCATGAGGAAAGAAACTACAGTGTTGGTAGGCCAACACGGACTTCTCACAGAAGAAAG CAGTTGATGAGTTCTGCAGAAGAGGATGTTTGCAACTCATCTCCTACAGGAGCTGAACCCTGTAAAGAGAAGAACATGAACAAGAAGAaatctcaagaaagaaaatgtacaagCAAAGCACTGCCTGGAAAGAAACCG GTTTTAAAAagttacagaaaaaagaaaagaaaggggaagaagagtGTTGAGAAATGCTTATATGGGGAAAGAGACATGGCATCCAAGAAGCCTCTCCTGAGCCCTATCCCTGAGCTGCCTGAGGTCTCTGAAACAACGCCTTTGGCTCACTGCATGCAGAGGACGTGTTCAG ATGATTCCAGCGTCAGTGGTGAACTGGAAGAAGTGATCTCTCGTGAACTtcctgggaaaggaaggagaccCTCGCCTCGGGAGGAAGACTTGCCTGAGCTGGAGCCGGCTTGTGAGCAGTCTCTGGAGTCTGAATTGTGCTGCTGCTTGTCGCCCGTCACTGCTGCTTCGGAGGGGGCGCCAaaggccaaggccaaggccaaggccaCAGGCAGACAGGCTAACTCCAGAGCAGACAGGAAACGTCCAAGTGCAAAGGAGCCAAAAACCAAGACCAAAACTGAAGGCAGTCCTGTGACCCACGGGCATGGTGTGTCAGAACATCCAAAGACTCCATGTAAGCGTTGGTGCCAGGAATTCTCCCAGGCTGATCCAAATGCAGACAGTCCTTGTGAGATCCTTACGGCTTCAGAGACTAGGAATAGAAAGTGTGAGGAAGACAGCAAATGCCTAGCTCCAAAGGGGAGTCTGCAGTGCGACCCTTTCCCATCTGACTGCTCAGAAAGGGAGCAGGACTGTTCAGAAGGTGTCCTGGTTGATCATCTGAAAAAGTCCACAAGCCACAGTGAGAATGTGGGAAGAAAACGTGCAGGAAACAGCAGCCTCACAAgtgacagagaaaggaaacagaaaagacacTCGGTGCATTGTTGGGAACAGAACAGGAACGCTGCATCCTCCTGCAGTCGGGGAAGCCCTGCAGAAATTACTTTAGGGAATCCCCAGCTGTATGAAGATTTATCTGCCGCCTTAGAGCAAAGCTTTCAGAGAACAAGCGGAAAACCCAAAGTGAGACGCAGCACAAGGCTCCAGGGAGACGTGGAAAATACAGGGCTTGTATGGATGTTGCCTCCCACTCCTCCCAagtcccagaaaaacaaaaggagaactACAATTTGTGCCTTTGACAGCAGAGGATTTGAAAGTATGTCTTCCAGAGAAGAGACTATATCCTCAGGACAAAACCCAGGTGCCCCACCATCCATCCCGGGCAGTGAGAGCCAGGGTGTTGGTTCTTCCAAGCTAcctgggaaaaggaggaagagcttCTGTGTGTCTACACTCACAAATGCTGAGagtaccactgagccaccacgCTTCAAGAGAAGATCCTCTCTGAACAAGGGAGAAAGCTCTCTACTGCTGTGA
- the Cdca2 gene encoding cell division cycle-associated protein 2 isoform X5: MLPLPFSSLRSSPEGSPGLYRHASALRERMAAFRSAFHPVQETEKMAGGLAASKADRGSKTSDLTKKEGLVEYQQSGFPVNSSSKRRRISSQSSPEDLLSGAKGKAVRVQALSKQACAVGSSADLTEKSSDIGSAQPGCVVAPLPELMEVSHGPGVADCVEGTRSVVAVPLDIPAAHMSCDTSPAIRSPMTPVCRSSNLPSETFVLRSVLKKPGKLFAENVKEYNLCDDGAHLIPDPSNYCKEQRAGSENCKSPGFLNLRKRKRVTFGEDLSPEVFDESLPANTPLCKGGTPVRQRNINAASPLQSPVHEQLVQPNFDDKEENLENIEPPQVSFASPETLPGTDTCGSLKNHEERNYSVGRPTRTSHRRKQLMSSAEEDVCNSSPTGAEPCKEKNMNKKKSQERKCTSKALPGKKPVLKSYRKKKRKGKKSVEKCLYGERDMASKKPLLSPIPELPEVSETTPLAHCMQRTCSDDSSVSGELEEVISRELPGKGRRPSPREEDLPELEPACEQSLESELCCCLSPVTAASEGAPKAKAKAKATGRQANSRADRKRPSAKEPKTKTKTEGSPVTHGHGVSEHPKTPCKRWCQEFSQADPNADSPCEILTASETRNRKCEEDSKCLAPKGSLQCDPFPSDCSEREQDCSEGVLVDHLKKSTSHSENVGRKRAGNSSLTSDRERKQKRHSVHCWEQNRNAASSCSRGSPAEITLGNPQLYEDLSAALEQSFQRTSGKPKVRRSTRLQGDVENTGLVWMLPPTPPKSQKNKRRTTICAFDSRGFESMSSREETISSGQNPGAPPSIPGSESQGVGSSKLPGKRRKSFCVSTLTNAESTTEPPRFKRRSSLNKGESSLLL, encoded by the exons ATGctccctctgcctttttcttccttGCGCTCCAGCCCTGAG GGCAGCCCAGGACTGTACCGACATGCCAGTGCTTTAAGAGAGCGGATGGCTGCTTTCCGGTCTGCTTTTCACCCAGTACAGGAAACCGAGAAGATGGCCGGTGGTCTTGCAGCCTCAAAAGCAGATCGAGGGTCTAAGACATCCGATTTGA CCAAAAAAGAAGGTCTTGTTGAATACCAGCAGTCTGGGTTCCCTGTAAACTCATCTTCAAAGCGGCGGAGAATATCCTCCCAGAGCAGCCCGGAAGACCTCCTCAGCGGCGCCAAAGGGAAAGCGGTTCGTGTGCAGGCGCTCTCCAAGCAAGCCTGTGCTGTGGGCTCCTCTGCAGATCTTACTGAG AAGTCATCTGACATTGGTTCAGCCCAGCCTGGATGTGTGGTTGCTCCCCTTCCAGAGCTCATGGAGGTTTCACATG GACCTGGAGTTGCTGACTGTGTAGAGGGCACACGATCAGTTGTTGCTGTTCCACTTGACATACCTGCAGCACACATGAGCTGCGACACATCCCCTGCCATCAGGTCCCCAATGACGCCTGTGTGCAGGAGCAGCAACCTTCCCTCTGAGACCTTTGTGCTTCGTTCTGTATTGAAGAAACCTGGCAAGCTGTTTGCAGAGAACGTCAAG GAATACAACCTCTGTGACGATGGGGCTCATCTAATCCCAGATCCTTCAAACTATTGCAAAGAACAAAGAGCAG GTAGTGAAAACTGTAAATCACCGGGCTTTCTAaatctgaggaagaggaagagagttaCCTTTGGAGAGGACTTAAGTCCTGAAGTGTTTGATGAGTCTTTACCAgccaatactccattgtgtaaaggaGGCACACCTGTCCGTCAGAGGAATATAAATGCTGCCAGTCCCCTGCAGTCACCGGTTCATGAACAGTTAGTTCAGCCAAATTTTGATGACAAGGAGGAAAATCTT GAAAACATAGAACCACCCCAGGTATCATTTGCATCACCTGAGACTCTCCCAG GCACAGACACTTGCGGTTCTTTAAAGAACCATGAGGAAAGAAACTACAGTGTTGGTAGGCCAACACGGACTTCTCACAGAAGAAAG CAGTTGATGAGTTCTGCAGAAGAGGATGTTTGCAACTCATCTCCTACAGGAGCTGAACCCTGTAAAGAGAAGAACATGAACAAGAAGAaatctcaagaaagaaaatgtacaagCAAAGCACTGCCTGGAAAGAAACCG GTTTTAAAAagttacagaaaaaagaaaagaaaggggaagaagagtGTTGAGAAATGCTTATATGGGGAAAGAGACATGGCATCCAAGAAGCCTCTCCTGAGCCCTATCCCTGAGCTGCCTGAGGTCTCTGAAACAACGCCTTTGGCTCACTGCATGCAGAGGACGTGTTCAG ATGATTCCAGCGTCAGTGGTGAACTGGAAGAAGTGATCTCTCGTGAACTtcctgggaaaggaaggagaccCTCGCCTCGGGAGGAAGACTTGCCTGAGCTGGAGCCGGCTTGTGAGCAGTCTCTGGAGTCTGAATTGTGCTGCTGCTTGTCGCCCGTCACTGCTGCTTCGGAGGGGGCGCCAaaggccaaggccaaggccaaggccaCAGGCAGACAGGCTAACTCCAGAGCAGACAGGAAACGTCCAAGTGCAAAGGAGCCAAAAACCAAGACCAAAACTGAAGGCAGTCCTGTGACCCACGGGCATGGTGTGTCAGAACATCCAAAGACTCCATGTAAGCGTTGGTGCCAGGAATTCTCCCAGGCTGATCCAAATGCAGACAGTCCTTGTGAGATCCTTACGGCTTCAGAGACTAGGAATAGAAAGTGTGAGGAAGACAGCAAATGCCTAGCTCCAAAGGGGAGTCTGCAGTGCGACCCTTTCCCATCTGACTGCTCAGAAAGGGAGCAGGACTGTTCAGAAGGTGTCCTGGTTGATCATCTGAAAAAGTCCACAAGCCACAGTGAGAATGTGGGAAGAAAACGTGCAGGAAACAGCAGCCTCACAAgtgacagagaaaggaaacagaaaagacacTCGGTGCATTGTTGGGAACAGAACAGGAACGCTGCATCCTCCTGCAGTCGGGGAAGCCCTGCAGAAATTACTTTAGGGAATCCCCAGCTGTATGAAGATTTATCTGCCGCCTTAGAGCAAAGCTTTCAGAGAACAAGCGGAAAACCCAAAGTGAGACGCAGCACAAGGCTCCAGGGAGACGTGGAAAATACAGGGCTTGTATGGATGTTGCCTCCCACTCCTCCCAagtcccagaaaaacaaaaggagaactACAATTTGTGCCTTTGACAGCAGAGGATTTGAAAGTATGTCTTCCAGAGAAGAGACTATATCCTCAGGACAAAACCCAGGTGCCCCACCATCCATCCCGGGCAGTGAGAGCCAGGGTGTTGGTTCTTCCAAGCTAcctgggaaaaggaggaagagcttCTGTGTGTCTACACTCACAAATGCTGAGagtaccactgagccaccacgCTTCAAGAGAAGATCCTCTCTGAACAAGGGAGAAAGCTCTCTACTGCTGTGA
- the Cdca2 gene encoding cell division cycle-associated protein 2 isoform X8 has product MAAFRSAFHPVQETEKMAGGLAASKADRGSKTSDLTKKEGLVEYQQSGFPVNSSSKRRRISSQSSPEDLLSGAKGKAVRVQALSKQACAVGSSADLTEKSSDIGSAQPGCVVAPLPELMEVSHGPGVADCVEGTRSVVAVPLDIPAAHMSCDTSPAIRSPMTPVCRSSNLPSETFVLRSVLKKPGKLFAENVKEYNLCDDGAHLIPDPSNYCKEQRAGSENCKSPGFLNLRKRKRVTFGEDLSPEVFDESLPANTPLCKGGTPVRQRNINAASPLQSPVHEQLVQPNFDDKEENLENIEPPQVSFASPETLPGTDTCGSLKNHEERNYSVGRPTRTSHRRKLMSSAEEDVCNSSPTGAEPCKEKNMNKKKSQERKCTSKALPGKKPVLKSYRKKKRKGKKSVEKCLYGERDMASKKPLLSPIPELPEVSETTPLAHCMQRTCSDDSSVSGELEEVISRELPGKGRRPSPREEDLPELEPACEQSLESELCCCLSPVTAASEGAPKAKAKAKATGRQANSRADRKRPSAKEPKTKTKTEGSPVTHGHGVSEHPKTPCKRWCQEFSQADPNADSPCEILTASETRNRKCEEDSKCLAPKGSLQCDPFPSDCSEREQDCSEGVLVDHLKKSTSHSENVGRKRAGNSSLTSDRERKQKRHSVHCWEQNRNAASSCSRGSPAEITLGNPQLYEDLSAALEQSFQRTSGKPKVRRSTRLQGDVENTGLVWMLPPTPPKSQKNKRRTTICAFDSRGFESMSSREETISSGQNPGAPPSIPGSESQGVGSSKLPGKRRKSFCVSTLTNAESTTEPPRFKRRSSLNKGESSLLL; this is encoded by the exons ATGGCTGCTTTCCGGTCTGCTTTTCACCCAGTACAGGAAACCGAGAAGATGGCCGGTGGTCTTGCAGCCTCAAAAGCAGATCGAGGGTCTAAGACATCCGATTTGA CCAAAAAAGAAGGTCTTGTTGAATACCAGCAGTCTGGGTTCCCTGTAAACTCATCTTCAAAGCGGCGGAGAATATCCTCCCAGAGCAGCCCGGAAGACCTCCTCAGCGGCGCCAAAGGGAAAGCGGTTCGTGTGCAGGCGCTCTCCAAGCAAGCCTGTGCTGTGGGCTCCTCTGCAGATCTTACTGAG AAGTCATCTGACATTGGTTCAGCCCAGCCTGGATGTGTGGTTGCTCCCCTTCCAGAGCTCATGGAGGTTTCACATG GACCTGGAGTTGCTGACTGTGTAGAGGGCACACGATCAGTTGTTGCTGTTCCACTTGACATACCTGCAGCACACATGAGCTGCGACACATCCCCTGCCATCAGGTCCCCAATGACGCCTGTGTGCAGGAGCAGCAACCTTCCCTCTGAGACCTTTGTGCTTCGTTCTGTATTGAAGAAACCTGGCAAGCTGTTTGCAGAGAACGTCAAG GAATACAACCTCTGTGACGATGGGGCTCATCTAATCCCAGATCCTTCAAACTATTGCAAAGAACAAAGAGCAG GTAGTGAAAACTGTAAATCACCGGGCTTTCTAaatctgaggaagaggaagagagttaCCTTTGGAGAGGACTTAAGTCCTGAAGTGTTTGATGAGTCTTTACCAgccaatactccattgtgtaaaggaGGCACACCTGTCCGTCAGAGGAATATAAATGCTGCCAGTCCCCTGCAGTCACCGGTTCATGAACAGTTAGTTCAGCCAAATTTTGATGACAAGGAGGAAAATCTT GAAAACATAGAACCACCCCAGGTATCATTTGCATCACCTGAGACTCTCCCAG GCACAGACACTTGCGGTTCTTTAAAGAACCATGAGGAAAGAAACTACAGTGTTGGTAGGCCAACACGGACTTCTCACAGAAGAAAG TTGATGAGTTCTGCAGAAGAGGATGTTTGCAACTCATCTCCTACAGGAGCTGAACCCTGTAAAGAGAAGAACATGAACAAGAAGAaatctcaagaaagaaaatgtacaagCAAAGCACTGCCTGGAAAGAAACCG GTTTTAAAAagttacagaaaaaagaaaagaaaggggaagaagagtGTTGAGAAATGCTTATATGGGGAAAGAGACATGGCATCCAAGAAGCCTCTCCTGAGCCCTATCCCTGAGCTGCCTGAGGTCTCTGAAACAACGCCTTTGGCTCACTGCATGCAGAGGACGTGTTCAG ATGATTCCAGCGTCAGTGGTGAACTGGAAGAAGTGATCTCTCGTGAACTtcctgggaaaggaaggagaccCTCGCCTCGGGAGGAAGACTTGCCTGAGCTGGAGCCGGCTTGTGAGCAGTCTCTGGAGTCTGAATTGTGCTGCTGCTTGTCGCCCGTCACTGCTGCTTCGGAGGGGGCGCCAaaggccaaggccaaggccaaggccaCAGGCAGACAGGCTAACTCCAGAGCAGACAGGAAACGTCCAAGTGCAAAGGAGCCAAAAACCAAGACCAAAACTGAAGGCAGTCCTGTGACCCACGGGCATGGTGTGTCAGAACATCCAAAGACTCCATGTAAGCGTTGGTGCCAGGAATTCTCCCAGGCTGATCCAAATGCAGACAGTCCTTGTGAGATCCTTACGGCTTCAGAGACTAGGAATAGAAAGTGTGAGGAAGACAGCAAATGCCTAGCTCCAAAGGGGAGTCTGCAGTGCGACCCTTTCCCATCTGACTGCTCAGAAAGGGAGCAGGACTGTTCAGAAGGTGTCCTGGTTGATCATCTGAAAAAGTCCACAAGCCACAGTGAGAATGTGGGAAGAAAACGTGCAGGAAACAGCAGCCTCACAAgtgacagagaaaggaaacagaaaagacacTCGGTGCATTGTTGGGAACAGAACAGGAACGCTGCATCCTCCTGCAGTCGGGGAAGCCCTGCAGAAATTACTTTAGGGAATCCCCAGCTGTATGAAGATTTATCTGCCGCCTTAGAGCAAAGCTTTCAGAGAACAAGCGGAAAACCCAAAGTGAGACGCAGCACAAGGCTCCAGGGAGACGTGGAAAATACAGGGCTTGTATGGATGTTGCCTCCCACTCCTCCCAagtcccagaaaaacaaaaggagaactACAATTTGTGCCTTTGACAGCAGAGGATTTGAAAGTATGTCTTCCAGAGAAGAGACTATATCCTCAGGACAAAACCCAGGTGCCCCACCATCCATCCCGGGCAGTGAGAGCCAGGGTGTTGGTTCTTCCAAGCTAcctgggaaaaggaggaagagcttCTGTGTGTCTACACTCACAAATGCTGAGagtaccactgagccaccacgCTTCAAGAGAAGATCCTCTCTGAACAAGGGAGAAAGCTCTCTACTGCTGTGA